From Podospora bellae-mahoneyi strain CBS 112042 chromosome 3, whole genome shotgun sequence, the proteins below share one genomic window:
- a CDS encoding hypothetical protein (EggNog:ENOG503NZBH; COG:S), giving the protein MDESDLQTVPVDNTYREVITLNGRDFQRYAVENSIYFAPVDDDEIERLHYQHELFNMVFENRLIFPPVPRPRRILECGSGSGAWAIEVAEQYPECEVIGLDIYPYPVPEDIPDNVDFQVDDLNSP; this is encoded by the exons ATGGACGAAAG CGATCTCCAAACGGTCCCGGTCGACAACACCTATCGCGAGGTCATCACTCTCAACGGCAGAGACTTTCAGAGATATGCCGTCGAAAACAGCATCTATTTCGCCCCCGTGGACGAT GACGAGATCGAGCGGCTTCACTACCAACACGAGCTGTTCAACATGGTGTTCGAAAACCGATTAATATTTCCTCCCGTTCCGCGGCCTCGGAGAATCTTGGAGTGTGGATCCGGATCCGGGGCATGGGCGATAGAAGTGGCAGAGCAGTATCCCGAATGCGAG GTCATCGGACTCGACATCTACCCCTACCCGGTTCCAGAGGACATCCCCGACAACGTAGACTTCCAGGTGGATGACTTGAACAGTCCGTGA